The window AAGTGCCGCGTAAAGTGTTGTTGTCTTACCGCTCCCTGTAGGACCAGTAACAAGTATCATACCGTAAGGTTGCCTAATTAGTTTTACAAGTTTATTCTGTTCTTTCTCATCAAGCCCGAGGTCACCTATCCCTGACAGAACTGCAGACTGATCCAGAAGACGTAAAACGACACGCTCACCTAAAAATGTTGGAAGTGTTGCTACACGGATATCCAACTCTCTCCCTTCCACCTCTAAGTTCATGTGTCCATCCTGTGGATGTCTTGTCTCTGTAATATCAAGATCAGACAATATCTTTATACGAGAAACCACAGCATTTTGCATATTCGGGTGAATACTCATCACATCATGTAGAATACCATCAATTCGATATCTTACTCGCATCTCTGGTTCCTGTGGGTCAAGATGAATATCTGTTGCCCCTGCTTTAACTGCACCCTCAAGGATTGTTTTCACTGTGTTTATAGCAGACATGCCAGATGCTTCTTTTGCTATCTTTTCAAACCGCCTATCCTGTGTGATAGAGGAAGGAGCAACACGTTTAATTTCTGTTTTCTCTGACATTTCTTTCTCCTTTTCAGGTCGTTCTTTTGTTATTACTTTTTCTCGTGCCGATATTGTCTGTTTTTTAGGTTGTTCTACAATAACATTATTATTTAAAAGTTGTTCATACCATTTATCAATTATTGCATCTATATTGTCTACTGCTGTCAACATTGGGTATATTCGCTTACCTATGAGAATAGAAAGGTCTTTTGTCTTCTGTATATTTTGCGGACTGGTGATAAGCACTGTAACTTTATCGCCTTCGATATAAATAGGCAAGACTTGATATCTATGAGCAAGGGCTTCAGGTATCGTATTTAGCGCAGAAACCTCTGGCTTAACAGTTTTTATATCTACATACTCAAGATTATGCTGTTTCGCTAACGTCTTTGCTATATCCTCCCTTTTAACATAGCCAAGTTCAAGTAAAATATTACCTAATAATCTATTCGTCCTTTTTTGAACTCTTAATGCTTCTTCAAGTTGTTCCTTACTAATAATTCCGTCTTCAAGCAAGGCACTACCGAGAGATTTATGTTTTTCTTGAAGTTCTCGAGGATGCCATTCATACCTTAGAATGTCTTCCACTGCGGAGAAGGTTACCTTACCCATTTGAATAAGTTGTTTAAACCATGGAACACCACTCGTCTTTTCACGTTCACGGACTTTATTAAGCTCTTCCTGCGTAATGTATTCGCCTTTAACAAGTCGTTCCGCTATCCGATTTTCATTATTTACCTCATCTGACATACCAGCACTCCATTACATAAAAAATATATTCCATTTAATCTATTTATAATACATCAAATATACATTTTATAATAATAATAAGTCAAGAGAGGAATAAAACATGTTACTTAAAAGTTAAAAAAATTAAATAACGCATATCAAATCATAAAAAAAATCAAACTATGTAACCTACATTATTTTTACAAGTTCCTATACATATCTTTTTAGGTATGAACTTATGCCTTCGCCCTGATACGTTATAATACATAAACACAGGACAAAATCCGCATATTACTAACTACTGACCACATCCCCGCTCACGGAATAATATACTGCTAAATATGTTATTATATAGGACGACCCCACGGTAGTTTCAGAATAAATGATGCCACTTATGACATAATTGAAAATTATCTTATATTATCGGTAATATTCTAATGGAATTTATAAGGATTAGTAATGAATATACTTGGTATATCTGCCTTCTATCATGACAGCGCATCTGCATTACTTATGAATGGGGAGATAATCGCATCTGCCCAAGAAGAACGTTTCACAAGGAAGAAGCACGACCCACGTTTTCCAAAAAATGCAGTGGAATACTGCCTTCGGGAAGGGAATTTGAAAATCTCGGACATCGACTGTGTGGTGTTTTATGATAAGCCATTCCTAAAATTTGAACGGCTTATGATGACATATCTCGGAACCGCACCAGCAGGCATAACATCATTTTTTGTTCAGTTACCATCATGGCTATCTGAAAAACTAAATATGCGTGCAACTATTCGTAAAGAGTTAGATTATCATGGTGAAATATTATTTTCCACGCATCACCTTTCTCATGCCGCATCTGCATTTTTCCCAAGTCCGTTTGAAGAATCTGCAATTATAACCCTCGACGGCGTCGGTGAATGGGCAACATCTGCGTATGGCGTCGGTAAAGGCAACAAAATAAAATTATTCAAAGAAATACGTTTTCCACATTCCCTGGGACTGTTATATTCTGCATTTACCTACTTTACAGGGTTTAAGGTAAATAGCGGAGAGTACAAACTGATGGGACTTGCACCGTATGGTGAGCCAACGTATGTAGATATTATCAAGAGGGAACTCATTGATATTCGCGATGACGGTTCATTTAGGTTGAATTTGAAATATTTCGATTACTGTGCTGGCTTGAAAATGACCAACCAGCGGTTTGCAAATCTTTTTGGCGGTCCACCTCGTAAGCCAGAGTCAAAAATTACACAACGCGAAATGGATTTGGCAAAATCGATACAACTCGTAACAGAAGAAATCGTTTTGAAAATAGCACATCATGTACATAAACAAACAGGATTAAAAAAACTTGCGATGTCAGGCGGGGTAACATTAAACTGTGTTGCAAATGGCCGACTCTTACGAGAAGGACCGTTTGATGAAATCTGGATACAGCCCTGTGCAAGTGATGGAGGTAATGCGTTAGGTTGTGCCTTATTAGTGTGGCATCAAGTCTATGGAAAGGAACGCATCCCTGACTCTCGTCGACAAAAAGCCAGTTATTTAGGACCTGAATTCTCGGATGATGAAATTGAAACATTTTTGAGAGAGGAAAATATCCCTTACGAAAAATTATCCGAAAAAGACATTGCGAACCGAGTTGCACAGTTGATTGATGAAGGAAAGGTTGTAGGTTGGTTTCAAGGAAGGATGGAATTTGGACCCCGTGCCTTAGGGGCGAGGAGTATTTTAGGAGATGCACGTTCACGGGAAATGCAGTCCGTTCTAAACTTAAAAATTAAATTCCGAGAATCATTTCGCCCGTTTGCTCCTACAGTACTTCGCGAACATGCCGATGAATATTTCGAACTGAACGGTGCAGAGAGTCCGTACATGTTACTTGTGGCAAATGTACGAAAGGAACATCTCCGCGAATTAACAGAGGAAGAAAAACAGGCTCGTGGGTTCGACAAATTAAAGGTTATTCGTTCTGATATACCTGCGGTAACACATGTTGACAATTCAGCACGAATCCAAACCATCTCTCGTAATGACCACCCGCGATACTACGATATGATAAAGGCATTCTATGATAGAACTGGTTGCCCCGTTATTATTAATACCTCCTTTAATGTCCGCGGTGAACCGATTGTTTGCACACCGAAAGAAGCATACACCTGTTTCATGAGAACAAATATGGACTATCTATGTATGGGTTCATTCCTTTTAGATAAAACCCAACAAAGAGCATGGCACGAAGAAAAAGACTGGAAAAAAGAATTTGAACTGGATTAATAACTATGGCTATGAAAATTAATTACAAAGACAAAAAAGAACAACGGAAGTTCGGA is drawn from Candidatus Hydrogenedens sp. and contains these coding sequences:
- a CDS encoding ATPase, T2SS/T4P/T4SS family, encoding MSDEVNNENRIAERLVKGEYITQEELNKVREREKTSGVPWFKQLIQMGKVTFSAVEDILRYEWHPRELQEKHKSLGSALLEDGIISKEQLEEALRVQKRTNRLLGNILLELGYVKREDIAKTLAKQHNLEYVDIKTVKPEVSALNTIPEALAHRYQVLPIYIEGDKVTVLITSPQNIQKTKDLSILIGKRIYPMLTAVDNIDAIIDKWYEQLLNNNVIVEQPKKQTISAREKVITKERPEKEKEMSEKTEIKRVAPSSITQDRRFEKIAKEASGMSAINTVKTILEGAVKAGATDIHLDPQEPEMRVRYRIDGILHDVMSIHPNMQNAVVSRIKILSDLDITETRHPQDGHMNLEVEGRELDIRVATLPTFLGERVVLRLLDQSAVLSGIGDLGLDEKEQNKLVKLIRQPYGMILVTGPTGSGKTTTLYAALNQKNVMTESIVTLEDPVEYQLSGINQVQIDPDIGVTFANTLRAALRQDVDVILVGEIRDTETAHIAIRAAMTGHLVFSTLHTNDAPDAINTLRNMGMPSYLISSALTAIIAQRLVRKTCEECKVEYKPSTSILKEVGLPTTIKKLYRGRGCNNCYHTGYKGRTGIFEILEITPQIRKLIADGATPETIAQTAKMKTMADHCREKIKQGIVTPEEFLRVVRL
- a CDS encoding carbamoyltransferase codes for the protein MNILGISAFYHDSASALLMNGEIIASAQEERFTRKKHDPRFPKNAVEYCLREGNLKISDIDCVVFYDKPFLKFERLMMTYLGTAPAGITSFFVQLPSWLSEKLNMRATIRKELDYHGEILFSTHHLSHAASAFFPSPFEESAIITLDGVGEWATSAYGVGKGNKIKLFKEIRFPHSLGLLYSAFTYFTGFKVNSGEYKLMGLAPYGEPTYVDIIKRELIDIRDDGSFRLNLKYFDYCAGLKMTNQRFANLFGGPPRKPESKITQREMDLAKSIQLVTEEIVLKIAHHVHKQTGLKKLAMSGGVTLNCVANGRLLREGPFDEIWIQPCASDGGNALGCALLVWHQVYGKERIPDSRRQKASYLGPEFSDDEIETFLREENIPYEKLSEKDIANRVAQLIDEGKVVGWFQGRMEFGPRALGARSILGDARSREMQSVLNLKIKFRESFRPFAPTVLREHADEYFELNGAESPYMLLVANVRKEHLRELTEEEKQARGFDKLKVIRSDIPAVTHVDNSARIQTISRNDHPRYYDMIKAFYDRTGCPVIINTSFNVRGEPIVCTPKEAYTCFMRTNMDYLCMGSFLLDKTQQRAWHEEKDWKKEFELD